Proteins from one Dethiobacter alkaliphilus AHT 1 genomic window:
- a CDS encoding RNA polymerase sigma factor, translated as MGNDQIDQHFAAGGETELHRAIELYGQPLLRYCHNILCDYAEAQDAVQVTFIKAYNKRNTFKNSTSLRAWLYRIAYTTCIDILRKKKILSIIPLVPSSLQAPANDNLIADDLKDALLKLTPAERALVFSRVIDETSYADLESIYQVPATTLRKRYERAKAKLAKSLKETNSYYVRLEESK; from the coding sequence ATGGGTAATGATCAAATAGACCAACACTTCGCTGCAGGCGGTGAAACTGAACTACATAGGGCGATAGAACTATATGGCCAACCCCTTCTCAGATATTGCCACAATATACTTTGTGATTATGCGGAGGCTCAGGATGCTGTCCAGGTTACCTTTATCAAAGCTTACAATAAAAGAAATACTTTTAAAAACAGTACTTCTTTAAGGGCATGGTTATACCGGATTGCTTACACGACCTGTATTGACATACTGCGTAAGAAAAAAATACTGAGTATAATTCCATTAGTGCCTTCAAGCTTACAAGCTCCGGCAAATGACAATCTTATAGCAGATGATCTCAAAGATGCACTTTTAAAATTGACTCCTGCTGAGAGAGCGCTAGTGTTTAGCCGGGTAATTGATGAAACAAGTTATGCAGATTTGGAATCTATTTATCAGGTGCCTGCCACAACATTGCGTAAGCGCTATGAACGAGCAAAGGCGAAACTGGCAAAGTCATTAAAGGAAACCAATTCTTATTATGTAAGATTGGAGGAGAGTAAATGA